The following are from one region of the Pseudodesulfovibrio piezophilus C1TLV30 genome:
- a CDS encoding AAA family ATPase has product MSNKAKVRSYKTIRGLVTRIRDDLNNHEVVLLYAYNGTGKTRLSMAFKGAAKNKTGVPDTLYFNAYTEDLFSWENDLENDVERFLRINSDSSFFSGFEELALEERIFSYLHRYADFDFKIDYVKWRIHFSRGDEQNIKVSRGEENIFIWCIFLAICELTIDGQESYSWVKNIYVDDPISSLDDNNAIAVASDLAQLLKKGKDKVKVVISSHHSLFFNVMWNEFRSSKMKYKTHFLHRPSNSETYTLQSTDETPFFHHVAMLSELQLASEKGELYTHHFNMLRSIMEKTATFFGLKDFSECVHGVDDDVLYARALNLLSHGKYSVYEPREMVEDTKDLFKEILNAFLDQYKFALPELTAKAKR; this is encoded by the coding sequence ATGAGCAACAAAGCGAAGGTCCGTTCCTATAAAACCATCCGAGGGCTGGTAACCCGGATTCGTGATGATCTTAACAATCATGAAGTCGTTCTGCTTTATGCCTACAACGGAACAGGTAAGACACGCCTATCCATGGCGTTCAAGGGTGCTGCTAAGAATAAGACTGGGGTCCCCGACACCCTCTATTTCAATGCGTACACTGAAGACCTGTTTAGCTGGGAAAATGATTTGGAAAATGATGTTGAGCGTTTTTTGCGCATCAACTCTGACTCCTCATTCTTTTCTGGATTCGAAGAATTGGCGCTGGAAGAGAGAATCTTTTCCTACCTCCATCGCTATGCGGACTTTGATTTCAAGATAGACTACGTAAAATGGCGAATTCACTTCTCTCGTGGAGATGAGCAAAACATCAAGGTGTCGCGCGGCGAAGAGAACATCTTTATTTGGTGCATTTTTTTGGCGATTTGCGAACTGACGATAGACGGCCAGGAATCATACTCATGGGTCAAAAACATCTACGTTGATGATCCCATCTCTTCCTTGGATGACAACAACGCTATTGCGGTTGCCAGCGATCTGGCACAGCTTCTGAAAAAGGGAAAAGATAAAGTCAAAGTTGTTATCTCATCACACCATAGTCTGTTTTTTAATGTGATGTGGAATGAGTTCAGAAGCTCAAAGATGAAATACAAAACGCACTTCCTTCATCGACCAAGCAATTCAGAAACGTACACCCTGCAATCAACGGATGAGACTCCCTTTTTTCATCATGTGGCAATGTTAAGTGAACTTCAATTAGCGTCTGAGAAAGGCGAGCTGTATACGCATCATTTCAATATGCTGCGTAGCATAATGGAGAAAACAGCCACTTTTTTTGGACTTAAGGATTTTTCCGAATGTGTTCACGGTGTTGACGACGACGTTCTTTACGCCCGAGCTTTGAACTTGCTAAGTCATGGCAAGTACTCCGTCTATGAGCCAAGAGAAATGGTCGAAGACACGAAAGACCTATTCAAAGAAATTCTTAATGCATTTTTAGATCAATATAAATTCGCACTTCCTGAACTTACCGCAAAAGCGAAAAGATAA
- a CDS encoding type I restriction-modification system subunit M, protein MTEQDQKLLGSTLWAIADQLRGAMNADDFRDYMLSFLFLRYLSDNYEAAAKKELGRDYPDNQDQPSTTPLQIWYEENLEDVEEFEKQMRRKVHYVIKPQYLWGNIAEMARVQDDKLLSTLHDGFEYIETESFASTFHGLFSEINLSSEKLGKNYKARNAKLCDIIKEIVKGLSKFSTDSDTLGDAYEYLIGQFAAGSGKKAGEFYTPQLISTILSAIVTLDCQDPTTGQKKHLESVFDFACGSGSLLLNVRKRMGPHGIGKIYGQEKNVTTYNLARMNMLLHGVKDSEFEIFHGDTLTNDWDTLKETNPAKKPYFDAVVANPPFSYRWNSSESMGDDVRFKNYGLAPKSSADFAFVLHGFHYLKPEGTMAVILPHGVLFRGGAEAKIRRKLLNDGNIDTVIGLPANLFYSTGIPVCILVLKKCKKPDDVLFINAAEHFEKGKKMNYLSQEHIDKIISTYQNRTEEKRFAKRVSHEDIKKKHDYNLNITRYVSLAVPEKEVDLSAVHNELTTLEKSIGKAKKKHNKYLKELGLPLLP, encoded by the coding sequence ATGACCGAACAAGATCAAAAACTACTTGGTAGTACTCTCTGGGCCATCGCCGACCAATTGCGCGGCGCAATGAACGCGGACGACTTCCGCGACTATATGCTGTCCTTCCTTTTCTTACGTTACCTGTCCGACAACTATGAGGCGGCGGCCAAGAAAGAACTTGGACGAGATTATCCAGACAACCAAGATCAGCCCAGCACGACCCCGCTTCAAATTTGGTATGAAGAGAACCTTGAGGATGTTGAAGAGTTCGAAAAACAGATGCGCCGCAAGGTGCATTATGTGATCAAACCGCAATACTTATGGGGCAACATTGCTGAGATGGCGCGTGTGCAAGATGACAAGCTGTTGAGCACGTTGCATGATGGATTCGAGTACATTGAGACAGAATCTTTTGCCAGCACCTTTCATGGCTTGTTTTCTGAAATTAACCTGAGTTCAGAAAAGCTTGGCAAGAACTACAAGGCCCGAAATGCGAAACTGTGCGACATCATCAAAGAGATCGTGAAAGGGCTATCGAAGTTCTCAACCGATAGCGATACATTGGGAGATGCCTACGAGTATCTGATCGGCCAGTTTGCCGCCGGGTCGGGCAAGAAGGCTGGCGAGTTCTACACGCCCCAGCTCATTTCCACTATTCTGTCTGCGATTGTTACATTGGATTGCCAAGACCCAACCACCGGCCAGAAAAAGCATCTTGAGAGTGTATTCGATTTTGCCTGTGGTTCTGGGTCACTATTACTGAATGTCCGCAAACGGATGGGGCCACATGGTATTGGCAAGATTTACGGACAGGAAAAGAATGTCACTACCTACAACCTCGCACGCATGAATATGCTTCTGCATGGTGTCAAGGATTCGGAGTTTGAGATATTCCATGGTGATACACTGACTAATGATTGGGACACCCTGAAGGAAACAAACCCCGCAAAGAAGCCCTACTTCGACGCAGTGGTAGCCAATCCTCCTTTCAGCTACCGGTGGAATTCCAGTGAATCAATGGGCGATGACGTTCGTTTTAAGAATTACGGCTTGGCTCCAAAGTCATCTGCCGATTTTGCTTTTGTGTTACATGGTTTTCACTATCTGAAGCCTGAAGGAACGATGGCTGTTATTTTGCCTCACGGAGTTCTTTTCCGTGGCGGGGCAGAAGCTAAAATCCGCCGTAAGCTTCTAAATGATGGCAATATCGACACAGTGATCGGTCTGCCCGCCAATCTGTTTTATTCCACGGGCATTCCCGTGTGTATCCTGGTGCTGAAGAAGTGCAAGAAGCCTGATGACGTATTGTTCATCAACGCTGCCGAGCACTTTGAAAAAGGTAAAAAGATGAATTACTTGTCTCAGGAGCATATCGACAAGATAATTTCCACGTATCAAAATCGCACAGAAGAAAAGCGCTTTGCTAAAAGAGTTTCCCACGAGGATATCAAGAAAAAGCATGACTACAATTTAAATATCACCCGATATGTCAGCCTCGCTGTACCGGAAAAAGAGGTTGACCTTAGCGCAGTACACAACGAACTGACAACGCTTGAAAAAAGTATCGGAAAGGCCAAAAAGAAGCACAATAAGTATCTCAAGGAACTTGGCCTGCCGCTTTTGCCTTAG
- a CDS encoding GIY-YIG nuclease family protein, with the protein MSTPYSIRMFLPDGDPDGLRLIEKSNWTGLGVVFSRSGYKDALKREEFQRTGVYVLVGTSEESSLPTVYIGEGDPVRPRLDSHYAKKDFWNWGVFFVTSNQSLNKAHVKYLESRLIQQAKDAKQCNLDNFNDSAKPTLSEADIADMESFIQDMLKVFPLVGLSVFEKPNQARGERNLLYIKAKGIKAKGYETSRGFVVLEGSEGVTKEVPSIHQYLTNLRNDLVKKGVLQGKNGHYVFTEDYIFSSPSTAAGVVLGRSSNGRTCWRNGNGKTLKAIQAENTIDG; encoded by the coding sequence ATGTCGACTCCCTATTCTATACGCATGTTTCTCCCTGATGGCGACCCAGATGGGCTGCGTTTGATTGAAAAGTCAAATTGGACGGGTCTGGGTGTGGTCTTTTCACGCTCTGGCTACAAGGATGCTCTCAAACGTGAAGAGTTTCAGCGCACCGGCGTATATGTTCTTGTCGGAACCTCCGAAGAAAGCAGTCTGCCGACGGTCTACATTGGCGAAGGTGATCCTGTACGTCCACGTCTGGACAGCCATTATGCCAAGAAGGACTTTTGGAACTGGGGAGTCTTTTTCGTTACCAGCAATCAAAGCCTTAACAAGGCGCATGTGAAGTATTTGGAGAGTCGCCTGATCCAGCAGGCAAAGGATGCCAAGCAGTGCAATCTAGACAACTTCAATGATTCAGCCAAGCCGACCCTCTCCGAAGCAGACATAGCTGACATGGAGAGCTTCATACAGGACATGCTCAAGGTCTTTCCTCTGGTCGGGCTCTCTGTCTTTGAGAAGCCGAATCAGGCCAGAGGAGAAAGAAATCTGCTCTATATCAAGGCTAAAGGGATTAAGGCTAAAGGATACGAAACAAGCAGAGGCTTCGTGGTCCTTGAAGGCTCAGAGGGGGTGACGAAAGAGGTGCCATCTATCCACCAATATCTCACCAATCTTCGGAATGATCTTGTCAAGAAAGGCGTACTTCAAGGGAAAAATGGACACTACGTATTCACCGAAGATTATATTTTTTCATCACCAAGCACTGCTGCTGGGGTTGTCCTAGGAAGGAGTTCGAATGGTAGGACGTGCTGGAGGAATGGCAACGGGAAGACTTTAAAGGCGATCCAAGCGGAAAATACGATAGATGGATAA
- a CDS encoding Fic family protein, producing MKQDKEKALFIARKVFAELVFDVQSLEGMPFTMPEVQTYLQGVTVGGHKVADVEKLKQQQLGWELLIDMVKQDTFSLTKETACAIQGVLGLGEALDPGQFRSGQVGIAGTEYKPPKAGELDSLFAGVVEDILKLDDVREQAYRLHLDFARNQFFWDANKRTGLLMLNGHLMSNGYAPLSVPAKRLTEYNAGMIRFYESGDYAEMMTFLRECHEAMYGRFE from the coding sequence ATGAAACAGGACAAAGAAAAAGCACTATTCATAGCAAGGAAAGTCTTCGCTGAGCTCGTGTTCGACGTGCAGAGCTTGGAGGGGATGCCTTTCACCATGCCTGAGGTTCAGACCTACCTCCAGGGTGTGACGGTAGGTGGACACAAGGTGGCAGACGTAGAGAAGCTCAAGCAGCAACAGCTTGGCTGGGAGCTGCTTATCGACATGGTAAAGCAGGATACGTTCAGTCTGACCAAGGAGACTGCCTGTGCGATACAAGGCGTCTTGGGGCTTGGCGAGGCGTTGGACCCGGGGCAATTCCGCTCAGGCCAGGTCGGCATAGCTGGCACCGAGTACAAGCCGCCCAAAGCTGGCGAGCTGGATTCTCTTTTCGCTGGCGTGGTCGAAGACATCCTGAAACTCGATGATGTGCGCGAGCAGGCTTACCGCTTGCACCTAGACTTTGCACGCAACCAGTTCTTCTGGGACGCTAACAAGCGCACCGGTCTGCTCATGCTCAACGGTCACCTGATGAGCAACGGTTACGCGCCGTTGTCGGTGCCAGCCAAACGGCTTACCGAGTACAACGCGGGGATGATCCGTTTCTACGAGTCAGGCGACTACGCCGAGATGATGACGTTCCTGCGAGAGTGTCACGAAGCCATGTACGGGCGGTTTGAGTAG
- a CDS encoding tetratricopeptide repeat protein has translation MLKKIFRQFGQKQKEVLEDAVRLKDYMYEGYTAYNQGDYERAVSSLTAAYELGDTNAAYCLGRLHAHGRGTKKDAKRAFEYYSISAANGEMRAICELGGLYYDGRGVDRDFKKAYECFLSAAEMGDSKAQFWVAMMFARGDGTPKNYAMAFNWYQRAANQKRSVAYFELGKAFENGRGTEADNVQAYMWYNLGAYKDVDGSASARDRLEKYMDTNEVEEAQRLTSEWLNEAAKSKTDIKDKDGCDIES, from the coding sequence ATGTTGAAAAAGATATTTCGTCAATTTGGTCAAAAGCAGAAAGAAGTTTTGGAGGATGCCGTTCGGTTAAAGGACTACATGTATGAAGGGTACACCGCGTATAATCAGGGTGACTATGAAAGAGCTGTTTCATCACTGACCGCTGCATACGAACTTGGTGATACTAACGCGGCCTACTGCCTGGGACGATTGCATGCTCATGGGAGGGGGACAAAGAAAGATGCTAAGCGGGCATTCGAGTATTATTCCATCTCAGCCGCAAATGGCGAAATGCGAGCGATATGTGAGCTGGGAGGCCTTTATTATGATGGGAGGGGCGTCGATCGAGATTTTAAAAAGGCTTACGAATGTTTTCTTAGTGCTGCTGAGATGGGGGATAGCAAGGCTCAATTTTGGGTTGCAATGATGTTTGCTAGAGGTGATGGCACTCCGAAAAATTATGCAATGGCTTTCAATTGGTATCAGCGTGCTGCAAATCAAAAAAGATCAGTCGCTTATTTCGAGTTAGGCAAAGCGTTTGAAAATGGTAGAGGGACAGAAGCTGATAATGTCCAAGCATACATGTGGTACAACTTGGGAGCTTACAAGGACGTTGATGGATCGGCTAGCGCAAGAGATCGCCTAGAGAAATATATGGATACGAACGAAGTTGAAGAAGCACAGCGCCTAACCTCAGAATGGCTCAATGAAGCAGCAAAGTCTAAGACTGACATTAAAGATAAGGACGGTTGCGATATTGAAAGTTAG
- a CDS encoding DUF2958 domain-containing protein, producing MTTKSKGLVPRMPRLYETEDTPADEKLIWAHFFFGDSHWYAAEFDGKDTFFGYAVLNGDMMNSEWGYFSLAELTELKVGPFVVCVEDGWRVREFKEVMSERHGGGWNG from the coding sequence ATGACGACTAAGAGCAAAGGCTTGGTGCCAAGGATGCCCAGGCTGTACGAGACCGAGGACACGCCAGCCGACGAGAAGCTGATCTGGGCGCACTTTTTTTTCGGCGACTCCCACTGGTACGCCGCCGAGTTCGACGGCAAGGACACGTTCTTCGGCTACGCGGTCCTGAACGGCGACATGATGAACTCGGAGTGGGGATACTTCTCGCTGGCCGAGCTGACCGAATTGAAGGTAGGCCCGTTCGTGGTCTGCGTCGAGGACGGCTGGAGGGTGCGGGAGTTCAAGGAGGTCATGTCGGAACGGCACGGAGGGGGATGGAATGGCTGA
- a CDS encoding MucR family transcriptional regulator, with product MSHMENALRIVEAQAGVRPMTVDELCETIERLAERLKRIADGDAEPPRQEPPCDPKRAIRNKSIVCLECGRTFKTLSKKHLESHGLTADQYREKWGYKKRAPLSCRETAKARSERMKEMKLWTRTGKKPDDKEKPAKGKAKDAPKDA from the coding sequence ATGAGTCACATGGAGAATGCCCTCAGGATCGTGGAGGCGCAGGCTGGGGTCAGGCCGATGACCGTCGACGAGCTGTGCGAGACCATCGAGAGGCTGGCGGAAAGGCTGAAAAGGATCGCTGATGGCGATGCTGAGCCGCCCAGGCAGGAACCGCCTTGCGATCCAAAACGGGCGATCAGGAACAAGTCCATCGTCTGCCTGGAGTGCGGACGGACCTTCAAGACCCTTTCGAAGAAGCACCTGGAGTCGCACGGGCTGACAGCTGACCAGTACCGGGAGAAGTGGGGCTACAAGAAACGGGCTCCGCTTTCCTGTCGGGAGACGGCCAAGGCACGGTCCGAGCGCATGAAGGAGATGAAGCTCTGGACGCGGACGGGAAAGAAGCCCGACGACAAGGAGAAGCCAGCCAAGGGGAAAGCCAAGGATGCTCCCAAAGATGCCTAA